A single genomic interval of Malania oleifera isolate guangnan ecotype guangnan chromosome 13, ASM2987363v1, whole genome shotgun sequence harbors:
- the LOC131146560 gene encoding presenilin-like protein At2g29900, whose translation MALYFLLCQSAVQNTRKSNARCSTILHQKPKSIQSGKPPLPRSFSSMDQNPRSAGVLDSLGEEIIRIIAPVSACMFMVVLLVSVLNSSSSSSSPYVSTIATMAYAETSSDSSWDKFTGAFLNSLVFVAVVTVVTFILVLLFYLRCTRFLKLYMGFSAFVVLGFMGGEIALFLIGDFNFPLDCITFFVVLYNFAAVGVAAVFMSKMAIFVTQAYLVVIGMLVAYWFTLLPEWTTWMLLVAMALYDLAAVLLPGGPLRLLVELAISRDEDIPALVYEARPLTSHSSGPNGRVVQRRVWRRRGIESGLGENVDSNSGFDSESGARSVLASNSTAGTISVGSEQHDTGLLIAEEGRVTGRDSELSAPLMDSRMIVVQHGQEEPVSGENLVLEGIGLGSSGAIKLGLGDFIFYSVLVGRAAMYDLMTVYACYLAIIAGLGITLLLLAFYQKALPALPVSVMLGVLFYFLTRILLEVFVVQCSMNLLLF comes from the coding sequence ATGGCCTTGTATTTCCTGCTCTGCCAGTCTGCCGTTCAAAACACTCGCAAATCTAACGCTCGTTGTTCAACCATTCTCCACCAGAAACCCAAATCGATCCAATCCGGGAAACCCCCGCTCCCCCGCTCCTTCTCCTCCATGGATCAAAACCCGAGATCCGCAGGCGTCCTGGACTCTCTTGGTGAAGAAATCATCAGAATCATAGCACCAGTTTCCGCCTGCATGTTCATGGTGGTCCTTCTGGTAAGCGTTCTCAACTCTTCCTCATCCTCATCATCGCCATACGTCAGCACCATAGCTACCATGGCTTACGCCGAAACTAGCTCAGACTCGTCCTGGGACAAATTCACAGGCGCCTTTTTGAATTCTCTGGTGTTCGTGGCTGTTGTCACTGTCGTTACCTTCATCCTGGTGCTCTTATTTTATCTGAGATGCACCAGATTTCTTAAACTGTATATGGGTTTCTCCGCATTTGTTGTGTTGGGCTTTATGGGCGGTGAAATTGCCCTGTTTCTTATCGGAGATTTCAATTTTCCCCTTGATTGCATCACATTTTTTGTGGTTTTGTATAATTTTGCGGCTGTCGGTGTTGCGGCTGTGTTCATGTCAAAAATGGCAATTTTTGTGACGCAAGCGTATTTGGTTGTTATTGGGATGTTGGTTGCTTATTGGTTTACTCTTTTACCTGAATGGACTACTTGGATGCTTTTGGTTGCCATGGCATTGTATGATCTTGCAGCAGTTTTGCTGCCCGGAGGGCCTTTAAGACTCTTGGTTGAGCTTGCAATATCAAGGGATGAAGATATTCCCGCATTAGTTTACGAGGCTAGGCCACTTACTTCTCACAGTTCGGGCCCAAATGGTCGTGTAGTTCAGAGGAGGGTTTGGAGAAGAAGGGGTATTGAATCTGGTTTGGGTGAGAATGTAGATTCAAATTCTGGGTTTGACTCAGAATCTGGTGCTAGATCTGTTTTGGCCTCAAATTCAACTGCAGGGACCATTTCTGTTGGAAGTGAGCAACATGACACTGGATTGCTGATTGCTGAAGAGGGGCGAGTTACGGGGAGGGATTCTGAGCTTTCTGCGCCACTGATGGACTCCAGAATGATTGTTGTGCAACATGGACAAGAAGAACCTGTCTCTGGTGAAAATTTGGTTCTTGAGGGAATTGGATTGGGGTCTTCTGGTGCCATCAAGCTGGGGCTGGGAGACTTTATTTTCTACAGCGTGCTAGTTGGTAGAGCAGCAATGTATGATCTTATGACAGTTTATGCATGCTACCTTGCAATTATAGCTGGTCTTGGTATTACTCTGCTGCTACTTGCTTTTTATCAGAAAGCTTTGCCAGCACTTCCTGTGTCTGTTATGCTAGGTGTGTTGTTCTATTTCTTGACTCGGATCTTACTTGAAGTTTTTGTTGTACA